A single window of Candidatus Dormiibacterota bacterium DNA harbors:
- a CDS encoding efflux transporter outer membrane subunit, which translates to MGRRARRSAATVLLGLALAGCAIGPNYKRPSLPVPERFYADERAAEARSLADVPWWDIFDDPILKGLIEEAIRNGFDARLAAARVQEARARFGIARSQSFPTVDYEVGWQRARPDQIINPSGETQTHWTVDAGFSWELDLWGRIRRLNEAALAAYLATEEGRRGVLLSLVSDVAIAYIDLRELDRELEIAKSTTTAFQGTYDLFNRRLEGGAASALETARAEASLAQVAAQIPEIERAIVALETRINFLLGRNPQPIPREGPLTALPPEVPAGLPSTLLERRPDVRQAEQVLIAANAGVGAAKADFFPRLSLTGFFGNVSPELHDVFSQGKTWSLGADLLGPIFQGGRIKRSYEAAQARWQQARIEYEGAAANAFGEVSRALADRTKLVETERQRARTVAAYQEAVRLASVRYASGLSAYFEVLEAQQQLFPAEIGLAQTRRDQLVAVVNLYRALGGGWQAEERAGQ; encoded by the coding sequence ATGGGACGCCGCGCGCGACGGTCTGCCGCGACGGTCTTGCTCGGCCTCGCGCTCGCCGGCTGCGCTATCGGCCCGAACTACAAGCGTCCATCACTGCCGGTGCCCGAGCGCTTCTACGCCGACGAGCGCGCCGCCGAAGCGCGCTCGCTCGCCGACGTCCCCTGGTGGGATATCTTCGACGATCCGATCCTGAAGGGTCTCATCGAAGAAGCGATCCGCAACGGCTTCGACGCTCGGCTCGCCGCCGCCCGGGTGCAGGAGGCGCGGGCCCGGTTCGGCATCGCCCGCTCACAGTCATTTCCAACCGTCGATTACGAGGTCGGATGGCAGCGCGCGCGCCCCGACCAGATCATCAACCCTTCCGGGGAGACGCAGACCCATTGGACGGTGGACGCCGGGTTCTCCTGGGAGCTGGATCTGTGGGGGCGCATCCGCCGACTGAACGAGGCGGCCCTCGCCGCATACCTCGCGACGGAGGAGGGGCGCCGCGGCGTCCTCCTGTCGCTCGTTTCGGACGTGGCCATCGCCTACATCGACCTGCGCGAGCTCGATCGCGAGCTCGAGATCGCCAAGAGCACGACCACCGCCTTCCAGGGCACCTACGACCTGTTCAACCGCCGGCTCGAGGGCGGAGCGGCCTCCGCCCTGGAAACGGCGCGCGCCGAGGCGTCGCTGGCGCAGGTCGCCGCGCAGATCCCCGAGATCGAGCGCGCGATCGTGGCCCTGGAGACCCGGATCAATTTCCTGCTCGGCCGGAACCCGCAACCGATTCCGCGCGAGGGGCCGCTCACCGCGCTCCCGCCGGAGGTCCCCGCCGGGTTGCCCTCGACGCTGCTGGAGCGGCGGCCCGACGTCCGGCAGGCAGAGCAGGTCCTGATCGCGGCGAACGCCGGCGTCGGCGCGGCCAAGGCCGACTTCTTCCCGCGACTGAGCCTCACCGGCTTCTTCGGCAACGTCAGCCCGGAGCTCCACGACGTCTTCTCGCAGGGCAAGACCTGGAGTCTCGGCGCCGATCTGCTCGGCCCGATCTTCCAGGGCGGACGGATCAAGCGCAGCTACGAGGCGGCGCAGGCGCGGTGGCAGCAAGCGCGGATCGAGTACGAAGGGGCCGCCGCCAACGCGTTCGGCGAGGTCTCACGAGCCCTCGCGGATCGGACGAAGCTCGTCGAGACCGAGCGGCAGCGCGCGCGCACCGTGGCCGCGTACCAGGAGGCCGTGCGCCTGGCGAGTGTACGGTATGCCTCGGGCCTCTCGGCCTATTTCGAGGTGCTCGAGGCCCAGCAGCAGCTGTTTCCCGCCGAGATCGGCCTTGCGCAGACTCGCCGCGACCAGCTCGTGGCGGTGGTGAACCTCTATCGAGCGCTCGGGGGCGGATGGCAGGCGGAAGAGAGGGCAGGGCAGTGA
- a CDS encoding multidrug efflux RND transporter permease subunit — MTRFFVDRPIVAIVIAILTVILGLVSMIGLPIAQYPSIIPPVIQIQTTYTGADALTIEQSVATPLEQQMNGVDKMLYLQSTNASDGTMTLSVTFDVETEVNIDQVNAQNRVAQAQPNLPADVNQYGLTYRSTVGLPLLVFAIYSPKGSYDSIFLGNYAVINVNDALYRVNGVGQVVNFGIAEYAMRIWVKPDKLAKLGLTVPDLLRAVQQQSTVNPSGRIGAEPAPPGQELTYTVRSQGRLITAEEFGNVVVRLTPDGSAVRLKDVARIELGAVTYNQSSRFNGRPSALVAVFQAPGANALAVADGAKKTMRELQARFPGDMEYAVSLDTTLPVTEGIKEIVITIVVATLLVIAVVFVFLQNWRATLIPLIAVPVSLVGPFACFPFLGFSINTLSLFALVLAIGLVVDDAIVVVEAVEHHIEGGLSPRDATLKAMSEVSGPVVGIALVLSAVFIPIALIGGIQGRLNQQFAVTIAIAVVISAFNALSLSPALCALLLRPRRESRGPLGRFFGAFNRGFTRATQGYVRLSHGLVRKTALSLAILAGFAVLAGGLGRLLPTGFIADEDQGFLLMNVQLPDAASLQRTDEVTRKIEGMLKETKGVRSSVTINGFSLLTRTSASYTAFFFVPLDPWDERRAPGLSSAELLASLNRALHAQVPEAIAFAFAPPAIPGIGNAGGFSFWLQDRSGGSIELLNDSLQKFLEAARKRPELAGVNSTFRAGVPQVYADVERDKVLKQGVAVADVYLTLQAFLGGVYVNQFNRFGRQWRVFLQSEAEDRVVPEDIGRFYVRNNDGDMLPLSTVVTSRRSFGPEYTQRFNLFRAAQITGQPAPGYSSGQAMAALEEVAHEVLPAEMGYDWADLSFQERRAAGRAATVFGLSFGFVFLILAALYESWSLPLSVLLSVPVAVVGAFLGLYGRGLALDVYGQIGLVMLIGLAAKNAILIVEFAKDAFERGESLVDAALQGARLRLRPILMTSFAFILGCLPLWTARGAGAAGRRILGTTVISGMLAATGIAVFLIPVLFVAVQRLSGAERRHATTPPDAPPAPAKA, encoded by the coding sequence ATGACGCGGTTCTTCGTCGACCGGCCGATCGTCGCGATCGTCATCGCGATCCTGACCGTGATCCTGGGTCTGGTGTCCATGATCGGCCTGCCGATCGCGCAGTACCCGTCCATCATTCCGCCCGTCATCCAGATCCAGACCACGTACACGGGCGCCGACGCGCTGACGATCGAGCAGTCGGTGGCCACGCCGCTCGAGCAGCAGATGAACGGCGTGGACAAGATGCTCTACCTCCAGTCCACGAACGCGAGCGACGGCACGATGACTCTGTCGGTCACGTTCGACGTGGAGACCGAGGTCAACATCGACCAGGTGAACGCGCAGAACCGGGTGGCGCAGGCCCAGCCGAACCTCCCGGCGGACGTGAACCAGTATGGCCTCACCTACCGGAGCACTGTCGGTCTCCCGCTCCTGGTCTTTGCGATCTACTCTCCCAAGGGCAGCTACGACTCGATCTTCCTGGGCAACTACGCGGTCATCAACGTCAACGACGCCCTGTACCGGGTCAACGGAGTGGGCCAGGTCGTCAACTTCGGTATCGCCGAGTACGCGATGCGGATCTGGGTCAAGCCGGACAAGCTCGCGAAGCTGGGTCTGACCGTCCCCGATCTGTTGAGGGCCGTGCAGCAGCAGAGCACGGTCAACCCCTCGGGCCGCATCGGGGCGGAGCCGGCGCCGCCCGGACAGGAGCTCACCTACACCGTGCGATCGCAAGGGCGGCTGATCACGGCCGAGGAGTTCGGCAACGTGGTCGTCCGACTCACGCCCGACGGGTCGGCGGTGCGGCTCAAGGACGTCGCGCGGATCGAGCTCGGCGCCGTGACCTACAACCAGTCCTCGCGCTTCAACGGCCGTCCGAGCGCCCTGGTCGCGGTGTTCCAGGCTCCCGGCGCCAACGCCCTCGCCGTGGCGGATGGGGCCAAGAAGACGATGCGCGAGCTCCAGGCCCGTTTCCCGGGCGACATGGAGTACGCGGTGAGCCTCGACACCACGCTTCCGGTCACGGAGGGCATCAAGGAGATCGTCATCACCATCGTGGTGGCGACGCTCCTCGTGATCGCGGTCGTCTTCGTGTTCCTCCAGAACTGGCGCGCCACGCTCATCCCGCTCATCGCGGTGCCGGTGTCGCTCGTGGGGCCGTTTGCGTGTTTCCCCTTCCTCGGGTTCTCGATCAACACGCTCTCGCTCTTTGCGCTCGTCCTGGCCATCGGTCTGGTCGTGGACGACGCGATCGTAGTCGTGGAAGCGGTCGAACACCACATCGAGGGAGGGCTCTCGCCGCGCGACGCCACGCTCAAGGCCATGTCCGAGGTCTCGGGCCCGGTGGTCGGGATCGCCCTGGTCCTGTCCGCCGTCTTCATCCCGATAGCACTCATTGGAGGGATTCAGGGACGGCTCAACCAGCAGTTCGCGGTCACGATCGCGATCGCCGTCGTGATCTCCGCCTTCAATGCGCTGAGCCTCTCGCCCGCGCTCTGCGCCCTCCTGCTGCGGCCGCGACGGGAGTCCCGCGGGCCGCTCGGACGCTTCTTCGGCGCGTTCAACCGCGGCTTCACGCGGGCGACGCAGGGGTACGTGCGCCTGTCCCACGGACTCGTCCGCAAGACGGCGTTGAGCCTCGCGATCCTGGCCGGCTTCGCCGTCCTCGCCGGCGGCCTCGGGCGGCTCCTGCCGACAGGGTTCATCGCAGATGAGGATCAGGGCTTTCTCCTCATGAACGTGCAGCTCCCCGACGCAGCCTCACTGCAGCGGACGGACGAGGTGACCCGGAAGATCGAGGGCATGCTCAAGGAGACCAAAGGCGTGCGGAGCTCGGTCACCATCAACGGCTTCAGCCTCCTCACGCGCACGTCGGCCTCGTACACCGCGTTCTTCTTCGTGCCGCTCGATCCGTGGGACGAAAGGCGCGCCCCGGGCCTTTCCTCCGCGGAGCTCCTCGCCTCGCTCAATCGCGCGCTCCATGCGCAGGTTCCCGAGGCCATCGCGTTCGCGTTCGCGCCCCCCGCGATTCCGGGCATCGGCAATGCCGGCGGGTTCTCGTTCTGGCTGCAGGATCGAAGCGGCGGGAGCATCGAGCTCCTGAATGACAGTCTCCAGAAGTTCCTGGAGGCGGCGCGGAAGCGTCCCGAGCTTGCCGGCGTCAACTCCACGTTCCGCGCGGGCGTCCCTCAAGTCTACGCCGACGTCGAGCGCGACAAGGTGCTCAAGCAGGGCGTCGCGGTGGCCGACGTCTACTTGACGCTGCAGGCCTTCCTCGGGGGCGTCTACGTGAACCAGTTCAACCGCTTCGGCCGCCAATGGCGCGTCTTCCTGCAGTCGGAGGCCGAGGATCGCGTGGTCCCGGAGGACATCGGCCGCTTCTACGTCCGCAACAACGACGGGGACATGCTCCCGCTCTCGACCGTCGTCACGTCGCGGCGGAGCTTCGGGCCCGAGTACACGCAGCGCTTCAACCTGTTCCGCGCCGCCCAGATCACCGGCCAGCCCGCGCCCGGCTACAGCTCGGGGCAGGCCATGGCCGCCCTCGAGGAGGTGGCGCACGAAGTGCTGCCCGCGGAGATGGGCTACGACTGGGCCGACCTTTCCTTCCAGGAGCGGCGGGCCGCGGGCCGCGCCGCCACGGTGTTCGGACTCTCCTTCGGCTTCGTGTTCCTCATCCTGGCCGCCCTCTACGAGAGCTGGTCGCTCCCCTTGAGCGTGCTATTGTCGGTGCCCGTTGCGGTCGTCGGCGCTTTCCTCGGCCTCTATGGCCGAGGGCTCGCGCTCGACGTGTACGGACAGATCGGCCTCGTGATGCTGATCGGGTTGGCGGCCAAGAACGCCATCCTGATCGTGGAGTTCGCGAAGGACGCCTTCGAACGCGGAGAGTCCCTGGTGGACGCAGCCCTCCAGGGTGCACGGCTTCGCCTGCGTCCCATCCTGATGACGTCGTTCGCGTTCATCCTCGGCTGCCTGCCGCTGTGGACCGCGCGCGGTGCGGGGGCGGCCGGCCGCCGCATCCTGGGCACGACCGTCATCTCGGGGATGCTCGCCGCGACCGGGATCGCGGTCTTCCTCATCCCGGTCCTGTTCGTCGCCGTCCAGCGCCTGTCCGGCGCCGAGCGAAGGCACGCGACGACGCCGCCGGATGCGCCCCCGGCGCCCGCGAAGGCCTAG